Proteins encoded in a region of the Bradyrhizobium sp. CB3481 genome:
- a CDS encoding adenylate/guanylate cyclase domain-containing protein, protein MNDETVGEGEEQAVPTGRFVVPGAGVALVRQETVVLLVDLVESVRLMREHEAFTVRRWADFVGIVSTEILPRYRGVLVKSLGDGLLARFETVPEAADAAAAMHRALAAQNIGLPEDQHFNLRAGINAAMAWSDGIDIYGTGVNLAARLATLAGPGETIASASAHEQLAAALASLAEPGETIGSATARDELTHGVDASCEDLGECILKHFDKPVRAYRVGPPSQVSSLTRRRDYGTAMQPTIAVIPFSARSDSPALFDVGNLIADSVIWRLSKAADLKVISRLSTAVFRGRVDDVGEVSAHLGATYVLSGAYVADEGKLLVTAELSEARNKQVVWTDRLNGEVGDLLRPESELANRIAQTVHLSVLDAEVEHILTQPLPTLESYSLLLGSIKLMHRSSKEEFLQTRKILDELINRHSRIAAPRAWLGNWYILQVTRGWSQDRNREAAEALSTTHAALDRDPSDALALATEGFVYCHLLKDLETARKRCNEAVNANPSHALGWLYLGTVNAFIGEGKAAVDATRRAMELSPLDPQRYYFESLGATAELAAEQYENAERLARSSLVLHRMHSSTWRALTISLVAQDRMDEAREALAKLRQLEPQLTVERYLARIPNAALEIGRRWACCLAMAGLPSGNGNSNRH, encoded by the coding sequence ATGAACGACGAAACGGTGGGCGAAGGTGAGGAACAAGCCGTTCCGACCGGGCGATTTGTTGTACCTGGCGCTGGCGTTGCACTCGTGCGTCAAGAGACCGTCGTGCTGCTGGTCGATCTCGTGGAATCGGTGCGGCTCATGCGAGAGCACGAAGCGTTCACCGTTCGCCGATGGGCCGATTTTGTCGGAATCGTCAGTACTGAGATACTGCCGCGCTATCGCGGGGTCTTGGTGAAAAGCTTGGGCGATGGCCTTTTGGCACGTTTCGAGACCGTGCCCGAGGCTGCCGACGCCGCAGCGGCCATGCATCGGGCACTTGCGGCTCAGAACATCGGTCTGCCCGAAGATCAGCATTTCAACCTGCGCGCCGGAATCAACGCCGCAATGGCGTGGAGCGACGGGATCGACATCTACGGAACCGGCGTAAATCTAGCGGCACGGCTGGCGACGCTGGCAGGTCCGGGCGAGACGATTGCCAGCGCGTCAGCGCACGAGCAACTCGCAGCCGCCCTGGCAAGCCTAGCAGAGCCCGGCGAGACCATCGGCAGTGCCACAGCGCGAGATGAGCTTACGCACGGGGTCGATGCGTCGTGTGAAGATCTTGGTGAATGCATTCTCAAGCATTTTGACAAGCCGGTCCGGGCCTACCGCGTTGGCCCGCCCAGTCAAGTTTCAAGCCTGACCCGGCGTCGCGACTATGGCACGGCCATGCAGCCGACCATTGCCGTGATCCCCTTCTCTGCACGAAGCGACAGCCCGGCACTTTTCGATGTCGGCAACCTGATCGCCGACAGCGTGATCTGGCGATTGTCGAAGGCTGCGGACTTGAAGGTGATTTCACGCCTCTCGACCGCCGTGTTCCGCGGACGTGTCGACGATGTCGGAGAAGTGTCGGCGCACCTCGGCGCCACTTATGTTCTCAGCGGCGCGTATGTTGCGGATGAAGGCAAGCTCCTGGTGACCGCCGAGCTCTCCGAAGCGCGCAACAAGCAGGTGGTATGGACCGACCGCCTGAACGGCGAGGTTGGCGATCTGTTGAGGCCTGAAAGCGAACTGGCGAATCGTATCGCCCAAACAGTGCATTTGTCCGTACTCGACGCCGAAGTCGAACACATTCTGACCCAACCGCTCCCGACCCTCGAAAGCTATTCGCTGCTGCTTGGCAGCATCAAGCTGATGCATCGCTCCAGCAAGGAGGAGTTTCTCCAGACGCGCAAGATCCTTGACGAATTGATTAACCGGCATAGCCGGATCGCCGCGCCGCGCGCTTGGCTCGGCAACTGGTACATTCTACAGGTGACTCGTGGCTGGTCCCAGGACCGCAATCGTGAGGCGGCCGAGGCCTTGAGCACAACTCACGCCGCGCTTGACCGGGATCCGTCGGATGCGCTGGCGCTGGCGACCGAAGGATTTGTCTACTGTCATTTATTGAAAGACCTGGAGACCGCGCGCAAGCGCTGCAACGAGGCTGTGAACGCTAACCCCAGCCACGCGCTCGGCTGGCTCTATCTCGGCACAGTCAACGCGTTCATAGGCGAAGGCAAAGCAGCTGTGGACGCGACACGCCGTGCGATGGAGCTCTCTCCGCTCGATCCCCAACGTTACTATTTCGAATCGCTCGGCGCGACAGCAGAGCTTGCCGCGGAGCAATATGAGAACGCCGAACGGCTCGCCCGCTCGTCGCTTGTGCTCCACCGCATGCATTCTTCGACATGGCGGGCGCTGACGATCTCGCTCGTCGCGCAGGACCGGATGGATGAGGCGCGCGAGGCGCTCGCAAAGCTGCGACAGCTCGAGCCACAATTGACCGTGGAGCGATATCTTGCGCGTATTCCGAATGCGGCGCTTGAAATCGGTCGGCGCTGGGCGTGCTGCCTGGCGATGGCCGGCCTACCTTCCGGAAACGGCAATTCGAACCGGCATTGA
- a CDS encoding MFS transporter, with the protein MRLPFFYGWLIVAVTFVTMAIGVNARTAFSLFYPPIIGEFGWDRGVTAGAFSFGFVASGVASPLIGRMMDRLGPRAVMELGVALMGGGLLLAPLTTQPWHLYLSIGVLVGAGSVCLGYSGQSFFLPNWFVRRRGLAMGLAFAGVGIGSVTLLPWVQHMIEGAGWRTACTAMGIVVFAVLAPINLLLRKRPEDIDLLPDGDAAPSATSAAPRSNVVDPVWAATDWTLALALRTARFWWISLGYFCGLYVWYAVQVHQTKFLLDVGFSANVAVWALGVVSLLGIPGQIWLGHLSDRIGREWIWAISCAGFAICFAALIALKFAPVLPLVYLMIFTQGALGYGLTSIMGAVVLEIFQGKHYGSIFGTIMLAALAGGAAGPWATGWLYDLSGSYTIAFAIGVAVSFLSAIAIWRASPGKVRAVAGQMHRVQAARAEG; encoded by the coding sequence ATGCGTCTTCCCTTCTTCTACGGCTGGCTGATCGTTGCGGTGACGTTCGTCACCATGGCGATCGGCGTCAATGCGCGCACCGCGTTCTCGCTGTTCTATCCGCCGATCATCGGGGAATTCGGCTGGGACCGCGGCGTCACTGCGGGCGCGTTTTCGTTCGGTTTCGTGGCTTCCGGCGTTGCCTCTCCGCTGATCGGCCGCATGATGGATCGCCTGGGCCCGCGTGCGGTGATGGAGCTTGGCGTGGCGCTGATGGGTGGCGGCCTGTTGCTTGCGCCGCTGACGACGCAGCCCTGGCATCTTTATCTCAGTATCGGCGTGCTGGTCGGCGCGGGCAGCGTGTGCCTCGGCTATTCCGGCCAATCGTTCTTCCTGCCGAACTGGTTCGTTCGCCGCCGCGGGCTCGCGATGGGGCTGGCCTTTGCCGGCGTCGGCATCGGTTCGGTGACGTTGCTGCCGTGGGTGCAGCACATGATCGAAGGGGCCGGCTGGCGCACCGCCTGCACCGCGATGGGCATTGTCGTGTTCGCCGTCCTCGCGCCGATCAACCTTCTCTTGCGCAAGCGCCCCGAGGACATCGATCTGTTGCCGGATGGCGACGCGGCGCCCTCGGCGACGTCGGCCGCGCCTCGCTCGAACGTCGTCGATCCCGTCTGGGCCGCTACCGACTGGACGCTGGCCCTCGCGCTGCGCACCGCGCGCTTCTGGTGGATCTCGCTCGGCTATTTCTGCGGCCTCTATGTCTGGTACGCGGTGCAGGTGCACCAGACCAAGTTTCTGCTCGACGTCGGCTTCAGCGCCAATGTCGCGGTCTGGGCGCTCGGCGTCGTCAGCCTGCTCGGCATTCCCGGCCAGATCTGGCTCGGCCATCTCTCCGACCGGATCGGGCGCGAATGGATCTGGGCGATCAGCTGCGCCGGTTTTGCGATCTGCTTTGCGGCGCTGATCGCGCTGAAATTCGCGCCGGTGCTACCGCTGGTCTATCTCATGATCTTCACGCAGGGCGCGCTCGGCTACGGCCTGACATCGATCATGGGCGCGGTGGTGCTGGAGATATTTCAGGGCAAGCACTATGGCAGCATCTTTGGCACGATCATGCTGGCGGCGCTGGCCGGCGGCGCGGCAGGGCCGTGGGCGACCGGTTGGCTGTACGACCTTTCGGGCAGCTATACGATCGCCTTTGCGATCGGCGTTGCCGTCAGCTTCCTGTCGGCGATCGCGATCTGGCGGGCTTCGCCCGGAAAGGTGAGGGCGGTGGCCGGGCAGATGCACAGGGTGCAGGCTGCGCGCGCCGAGGGCTAA
- a CDS encoding M23 family metallopeptidase, with the protein MPAPDIRHILRAKLEYRLAAFGWSRLKYLFPILLLLSGAIGAWASETISLALPIKCQLGVSCFVQNYVDHDVSDRVRDYACGRRSYDGHDGTDIRIRNQEIQKQGVAVLAAAPGRVIGMRNDMDDVSIRTAGKASIAGKECGNGALIKHDDDWATQYCHLAKGSVRLKVGDAATTGQPIGLVGLSGDTEFFHLHFAVRYRGKAVDPFAYGAAENSCGGGRSLWATSLAEQMQYRPREVIDFGFAALAPTMEQVESGEVDKHPVTPGSDAFVAYVRVIGLQAGDQQSLAVQGPAGAFVTNNLPALDRDKAQFLVIAGKKRTEAAWPVGRYIAMYRVTRDGSEVLRKTFDVEARPR; encoded by the coding sequence ATGCCGGCACCGGATATTCGACACATTCTACGTGCCAAGCTTGAGTATCGCCTTGCTGCGTTCGGATGGTCGCGCCTGAAATACCTGTTTCCGATATTGCTGTTGCTATCCGGAGCGATCGGCGCCTGGGCCAGTGAGACGATCTCGCTCGCGCTGCCGATCAAATGCCAGCTGGGCGTGAGCTGCTTCGTGCAGAACTATGTCGACCACGATGTATCAGACAGGGTCCGCGATTACGCTTGCGGCCGGCGCAGCTATGACGGCCATGACGGCACCGACATCCGGATCCGGAATCAGGAAATCCAGAAGCAGGGCGTGGCGGTGCTCGCCGCGGCGCCTGGCCGCGTCATCGGTATGCGCAACGACATGGACGACGTCTCGATCCGGACGGCGGGCAAGGCCAGCATCGCCGGCAAGGAATGCGGCAACGGCGCGCTCATCAAGCATGACGACGATTGGGCTACGCAATATTGCCACCTGGCCAAGGGCAGCGTCCGCCTCAAGGTCGGCGATGCCGCGACGACGGGGCAGCCGATCGGCCTCGTCGGCCTGTCCGGCGATACCGAATTCTTTCACCTGCATTTCGCCGTGCGCTATCGCGGCAAGGCCGTGGACCCGTTTGCCTATGGCGCGGCGGAGAACTCCTGCGGCGGCGGCCGATCGCTGTGGGCCACTTCCCTTGCCGAGCAGATGCAGTACAGGCCGCGCGAGGTCATTGACTTCGGCTTTGCCGCACTCGCACCCACGATGGAGCAGGTCGAATCCGGCGAGGTCGACAAGCATCCCGTGACACCGGGCTCGGATGCCTTTGTCGCCTATGTCAGGGTCATCGGCCTGCAGGCCGGCGACCAGCAGTCGCTTGCGGTGCAAGGCCCTGCCGGCGCTTTCGTCACCAACAACCTTCCCGCGCTCGATCGCGACAAGGCGCAGTTTCTCGTCATCGCCGGAAAGAAGCGGACCGAGGCGGCATGGCCGGTGGGCCGATATATCGCGATGTACCGCGTGACGAGAGACGGCTCGGAAGTGCTGCGAAAGACGTTCGACGTCGAAGCGCGCCCGCGCTGA
- a CDS encoding TetR/AcrR family transcriptional regulator, protein MSRLRTRPTRDDTRDKLFEAAARVFEEQGIGSASIEAIAAAAGFTRGAFYSNFRSKDELIIAMLEDHVEQSIGRIRDLLDRHKNLPDFLDALKSMNLGQQDPLGRSPLLHMEMILFVARAEKRRPELAKRLRARRKLVTDIIETTARNSGRTTILNPTWAGALVLALEDGFRLHRLIDPETTSPDSFFRAIGDLQRAMGISAA, encoded by the coding sequence ATGTCAAGGCTGCGAACCAGACCCACCAGGGACGATACTCGCGACAAGCTGTTCGAGGCGGCGGCGCGTGTGTTCGAGGAACAGGGGATCGGCAGCGCCAGTATCGAAGCGATTGCGGCGGCAGCCGGCTTCACCCGAGGGGCGTTCTATTCGAATTTCAGGAGCAAGGACGAGCTGATCATCGCCATGCTCGAGGATCATGTCGAGCAATCGATCGGGCGCATCCGCGATCTGCTCGACAGGCACAAGAACCTTCCCGACTTCCTCGACGCGTTGAAAAGCATGAACCTCGGGCAGCAGGACCCGCTCGGGCGCTCGCCTCTCCTGCACATGGAAATGATCCTGTTCGTCGCGCGCGCCGAGAAGCGCCGCCCGGAACTTGCCAAGCGGCTGCGCGCGCGGCGCAAGCTGGTCACCGACATCATCGAGACCACGGCGAGGAACAGCGGCCGCACCACCATTCTCAATCCGACCTGGGCGGGCGCGCTGGTGCTGGCGCTGGAGGATGGTTTTCGCCTGCACCGCCTGATCGATCCGGAGACCACCTCGCCCGACAGCTTTTTCCGGGCCATCGGCGATTTGCAGCGGGCTATGGGGATTTCAGCGGCCTGA
- a CDS encoding cytochrome P450 → MNEYVQAAGSAPLFNPLDPEFIRNPYPHYERMRAVDPVHLTPLGMYVCSRHAEASLVLRDKRFGKDYVERTIRRYGPKIMDEPVFRSMSHWMLQQDPPDHTRLRGLVVKAFTARRVEDMRPRIQQVVDETLDRIIPQGRMDLIEDFAFRLPVTIICDMLGIPEEHREAFYAGSRDGGRLLDPVPLSAEEIKQGNAGNAMVAMYFQQLFELRRKYPGDDLTTQLVQAEEDGSKLTNEELTANIILLFGAGHETTVNLIGNGLLALYRNPDQLALLKAKPELITNAIEEFLRYDSSVQLTGRVALEDIDDLGGRRIPKGESVLCLLGSANHDPAVYPDHPERLDIVRPNVKPLSFGGGIHFCLGAQLARLEAEVAISTLLRRIPDLRLDDAVNAEWRPTFVLRGLKRLPASW, encoded by the coding sequence ATGAACGAGTATGTTCAGGCAGCCGGCAGCGCGCCGCTCTTCAACCCGCTGGACCCGGAATTCATCCGCAATCCCTATCCGCATTACGAGCGGATGCGCGCCGTCGATCCGGTGCACCTGACGCCGCTCGGCATGTATGTCTGCAGCCGCCACGCCGAGGCGAGCCTGGTGCTGCGCGACAAGCGGTTCGGCAAGGACTACGTCGAGCGCACCATCCGCCGCTACGGCCCGAAGATCATGGACGAGCCGGTGTTCCGCAGCATGAGCCACTGGATGCTGCAGCAGGACCCGCCGGACCATACCCGCCTGCGCGGGCTGGTGGTAAAGGCCTTCACTGCACGCCGGGTCGAGGACATGCGCCCGCGCATCCAGCAGGTCGTCGACGAGACGCTCGACCGCATCATCCCGCAAGGCAGGATGGACCTGATCGAGGATTTCGCCTTCCGCCTGCCGGTCACCATCATCTGCGATATGCTCGGCATTCCCGAAGAGCATCGCGAAGCATTTTATGCCGGCTCGCGCGACGGCGGGCGGCTGCTCGATCCCGTGCCGCTGTCGGCGGAGGAGATCAAGCAGGGCAACGCCGGCAATGCGATGGTGGCGATGTATTTCCAGCAGCTGTTCGAGCTCAGGCGCAAGTACCCCGGCGATGACCTGACCACGCAGCTGGTGCAGGCCGAAGAGGACGGCTCCAAGCTCACCAATGAAGAGTTGACCGCCAACATCATCCTGTTGTTCGGGGCGGGCCACGAGACGACCGTCAATCTGATCGGCAACGGCCTCTTGGCGCTCTATCGCAATCCGGACCAGCTTGCGCTGCTCAAGGCGAAGCCGGAGTTGATCACCAACGCCATCGAGGAATTTTTGCGCTACGATTCCTCGGTGCAGCTCACCGGCCGGGTGGCGCTGGAAGATATCGACGATCTCGGCGGCAGGCGGATTCCGAAGGGCGAGAGCGTGCTGTGCCTGCTCGGCTCGGCCAACCATGACCCGGCGGTTTACCCTGACCACCCGGAGCGGCTCGACATCGTCAGGCCCAATGTGAAGCCGCTGTCCTTTGGCGGCGGCATCCATTTCTGCCTCGGGGCCCAGCTGGCCCGGCTCGAGGCCGAGGTCGCGATCTCGACCCTGCTGCGTCGGATCCCCGACCTGCGGCTGGATGACGCTGTCAATGCGGAATGGCGTCCGACTTTCGTGTTACGTGGCCTCAAGCGCCTGCCGGCAAGCTGGTAA
- a CDS encoding AsmA-like C-terminal region-containing protein, protein MQTTLLGLAIAFIIALIAALVGPYFIDWNQFRPQFEAEATRVLGAPVRVGGKLDARLLPAPSLQLHSVVVGGANDLGKVRADKLDVEFSLGSLMRGEVRATELTINRMSLDLGLDARGRIDWPASAGTFNLGSLAIDRLNLTGRIALHDAASRSTLELNDIAFSGDVRSLAGSIRGDGNFMFSGMRYPFRVSSGQGPDGNGTRVHLNIDPGQRAIAIDLDGLLSFDARAPRFEGAMTLATPAPQKGKADEQPWRMAAKIKADYSAARLDQLEVSYGAEERALKLSGSGDVRFGASPLLRAALAARQLDADRFVARENAQDNAAEPVRALPAFQALNAAIPHLPMPAQIELASEQVMLGGRPLQDIAVELQGDARSWRVHRLEFRAPGATRVSLSEAAAKSDAPDSFKAALSVDSSDPDALLTWLQGRSDSAYRSQKPLRLRGDITVAPEGFAIETMKADIDGGTVEGQVTMARRQADRGFRVDADLKSERLDLDAATAFVRTLAGPQGEWPDEGKLSLDVGRAISSGQELSPLLAKLAYSPAKISLEQFKIGQLENVTLDAAGNFDRVEATGWLALNSSAASLSRLTSLIVPVSPALAARLNAMGTSPGPARLKLALDLTKNAAQSDRVLARAVADLDAPLLKGGITITGRPAVAAIQGLDLAALGRGEVWIDAKLSSEQGRALLTLLGVDRVVSAGDGPAQFDGTATGAWGAPLRLKAKVSASGLDAEAEGSAEPWAAEAKANLGLKVRSANFGPLLDLKPQDTLAQNIGLSARVQLAGNKLTFDDLDSNLSGSRLRGRMAVTLGEEKEIEGEIGAEQLALAPAFALALGAAGHDAAEPLGTGLVKGWRGKVAFQALRGLLPGGSELQPFSGTVRSDGQSLTFDAITGKIGGGEVSASIDARPGANGIGLNASVQFTGVDGAALRYRNLAMPAGKASLQMTLTSQGRSAQALAGALSGSGTLTLEAARIAGLDPRAFEVAVRANDTGQAKDDVRLKQIVESTLPAGALAIPSAQIPFTIRDGRLRVGATALDGNGVRATVSGGYDIAADQADIRAALSLTMTTGRPEIQLLAVGTPDALTRSVDVAPLSSWLAVRAIDHETKRLDAIERGEPPPAAPPPIVLPADGQLPIPEVAPAPAAQKGGRDRRPPAKKAATPRPPTVNAPAAPVAGAPQVAPLPPPITVRPAPGAAKPRPPLALTPQVGNPPQRSN, encoded by the coding sequence GTGCAGACGACGCTGCTCGGCCTGGCAATCGCCTTCATCATTGCGCTGATTGCCGCGCTCGTCGGGCCATATTTCATCGACTGGAACCAGTTCCGGCCGCAGTTCGAGGCCGAGGCGACGCGCGTCCTCGGGGCGCCGGTGCGTGTCGGCGGCAAACTCGATGCGCGCCTGCTGCCGGCGCCGTCGCTGCAACTGCATTCGGTCGTGGTAGGTGGCGCCAACGACCTCGGCAAGGTTCGCGCCGACAAGCTCGACGTCGAGTTCAGCCTCGGCTCGCTGATGCGTGGCGAGGTGCGCGCTACCGAGCTGACGATCAACCGCATGTCGCTCGATCTCGGCCTCGACGCCAGGGGCCGGATCGACTGGCCGGCATCGGCCGGGACGTTCAACCTGGGTTCGCTGGCCATCGACCGGCTCAATCTCACCGGCCGCATCGCGCTGCACGATGCGGCGAGCCGCTCCACGCTCGAGCTGAACGACATCGCGTTTTCCGGCGACGTGCGCTCGCTCGCCGGTTCGATCCGCGGCGACGGCAATTTCATGTTTTCAGGGATGCGCTACCCGTTTCGCGTCTCCTCAGGCCAGGGGCCCGACGGCAACGGCACCCGCGTCCACCTCAACATCGATCCGGGCCAGCGCGCCATTGCGATCGATCTCGACGGCCTCCTGAGTTTCGATGCCCGCGCGCCGCGCTTCGAAGGTGCGATGACGCTGGCCACGCCTGCGCCTCAGAAGGGCAAGGCCGACGAGCAGCCGTGGCGGATGGCCGCGAAGATCAAGGCCGATTATTCGGCCGCGCGGCTCGACCAGCTCGAGGTGAGCTATGGCGCCGAGGAACGGGCGCTGAAACTTTCCGGCAGCGGCGACGTCCGCTTCGGCGCATCCCCACTGCTCCGCGCAGCGCTGGCGGCGCGTCAGCTCGATGCCGACAGGTTCGTCGCCAGGGAAAATGCCCAGGACAATGCCGCTGAGCCGGTCCGGGCGCTGCCGGCGTTCCAGGCGCTGAACGCCGCCATTCCGCATCTGCCGATGCCAGCACAGATCGAGCTCGCATCCGAGCAGGTCATGCTGGGTGGACGCCCGCTGCAGGACATTGCGGTCGAGCTGCAAGGCGATGCCAGATCCTGGCGCGTCCACCGGCTGGAATTCCGCGCGCCCGGCGCGACTCGGGTTTCGCTCAGCGAAGCAGCAGCGAAGAGCGACGCACCCGATAGCTTCAAGGCGGCGCTGAGCGTCGATTCCTCCGATCCCGACGCGCTCCTGACCTGGCTACAGGGCCGTAGCGACAGCGCCTATCGCAGCCAGAAGCCGCTTCGCCTGCGCGGCGATATCACCGTGGCGCCGGAAGGCTTTGCGATCGAGACCATGAAGGCCGACATCGACGGCGGCACGGTCGAGGGGCAGGTGACGATGGCGCGCCGACAAGCCGATCGCGGCTTCCGCGTCGATGCCGACCTGAAATCGGAACGCCTCGATCTCGATGCGGCCACCGCGTTCGTCCGCACGCTGGCCGGACCGCAAGGCGAGTGGCCGGACGAGGGCAAGCTCTCGCTCGATGTCGGCCGCGCCATTTCCTCCGGCCAGGAGCTCAGCCCGCTGCTCGCCAAACTTGCCTATTCGCCGGCGAAGATATCGCTCGAGCAATTCAAGATTGGCCAGCTCGAAAACGTGACGCTGGATGCCGCCGGCAATTTCGACCGCGTTGAGGCAACCGGCTGGCTCGCCCTCAATTCGAGCGCCGCCTCGCTCAGCCGGTTGACCAGCCTGATCGTTCCCGTTTCGCCGGCGCTTGCCGCGCGGCTCAATGCCATGGGGACCAGCCCGGGCCCGGCGCGCTTGAAGCTGGCGCTCGACCTCACCAAAAATGCCGCGCAGTCCGACCGCGTCTTGGCCCGCGCCGTCGCCGATCTCGATGCGCCGCTGCTCAAGGGCGGCATCACGATCACCGGCCGACCGGCCGTCGCGGCGATCCAGGGCCTCGACCTTGCGGCGCTCGGACGCGGCGAAGTCTGGATCGATGCGAAACTGTCGTCCGAGCAGGGGCGCGCCTTGCTTACCTTGCTCGGCGTCGACCGCGTCGTCTCGGCCGGCGATGGTCCCGCGCAGTTCGATGGTACCGCGACGGGCGCATGGGGCGCGCCGCTGCGGCTCAAGGCTAAGGTCTCGGCATCCGGTCTCGATGCCGAGGCGGAAGGCTCCGCCGAGCCGTGGGCAGCGGAGGCGAAGGCCAATCTCGGCCTGAAGGTGCGTAGCGCCAATTTCGGCCCGCTGCTCGATCTCAAGCCGCAGGACACGCTGGCGCAGAACATTGGGCTGTCCGCGCGCGTGCAGCTTGCCGGCAACAAGCTGACCTTCGACGATCTCGACAGCAACCTCAGCGGTTCGCGGCTGCGCGGCCGCATGGCGGTGACGCTCGGCGAGGAAAAGGAGATCGAAGGCGAAATCGGCGCCGAACAGCTCGCGCTGGCGCCGGCCTTCGCGCTGGCGCTCGGCGCCGCCGGACATGATGCCGCCGAGCCGCTCGGCACCGGGCTCGTAAAGGGCTGGCGCGGCAAGGTCGCGTTTCAGGCGTTGCGTGGCCTGCTTCCCGGCGGCAGCGAGTTGCAGCCGTTCAGCGGCACGGTCAGGAGCGACGGCCAGTCGCTGACCTTCGACGCCATCACCGGCAAGATCGGTGGCGGCGAGGTCAGCGCCAGCATCGATGCAAGGCCGGGCGCGAACGGCATCGGCCTGAATGCGAGCGTGCAGTTTACCGGCGTGGATGGAGCGGCGCTACGCTATCGCAACCTTGCGATGCCCGCCGGAAAGGCATCGCTGCAGATGACGCTGACGAGCCAGGGCCGCAGCGCGCAAGCGCTCGCCGGCGCACTGTCCGGCAGCGGGACGTTGACGCTGGAGGCGGCCAGGATCGCAGGGCTCGATCCGCGCGCCTTCGAAGTGGCGGTCCGCGCCAATGACACCGGGCAGGCCAAGGACGATGTTCGCTTGAAGCAGATCGTCGAATCCACTTTGCCGGCCGGCGCGCTTGCGATTCCTTCCGCGCAAATTCCCTTCACCATCCGCGACGGCCGGCTTCGCGTCGGGGCGACGGCGCTCGATGGCAATGGCGTGCGCGCCACCGTCTCCGGCGGTTATGATATTGCCGCCGATCAGGCCGATATCCGCGCCGCGCTCTCTCTGACGATGACGACGGGGCGTCCGGAGATTCAACTGCTCGCGGTCGGCACGCCGGACGCGCTCACCCGCAGCGTCGACGTGGCGCCATTGTCCTCGTGGCTGGCGGTGCGCGCGATCGATCACGAAACCAAGCGGCTCGATGCGATCGAGCGCGGCGAGCCGCCGCCGGCCGCGCCGCCGCCGATCGTGCTGCCCGCGGACGGCCAATTGCCGATCCCGGAGGTGGCGCCCGCGCCGGCGGCCCAGAAGGGCGGCCGCGATCGGCGGCCTCCGGCGAAGAAGGCGGCCACGCCGCGTCCGCCCACCGTGAACGCACCAGCCGCGCCGGTTGCCGGCGCGCCACAGGTGGCGCCGCTGCCGCCGCCGATCACCGTCCGGCCCGCACCAGGCGCTGCGAAACCTCGTCCGCCGCTGGCGCTGACCCCGCAGGTCGGCAATCCGCCGCAGCGCTCGAATTAG
- a CDS encoding PRC-barrel domain-containing protein, producing the protein MARATAHPDHQCISSEDIHGTEVYGAGGKNIGEIDHLIIDKVSGRVAYAVMSFGGFVGLGHSHYPIPWSALTYDTSLGGFRTTITEQQLRDAPEFSDDSWQDRDWEMRTHRHYGIPTYWEGRGGL; encoded by the coding sequence ATGGCCCGCGCAACAGCTCACCCAGATCATCAATGCATCTCAAGCGAAGACATTCATGGAACCGAAGTTTATGGAGCAGGCGGAAAGAATATCGGCGAGATTGATCACCTCATCATCGACAAGGTGTCGGGTCGCGTCGCCTATGCCGTCATGAGCTTTGGCGGTTTTGTCGGGTTGGGCCACAGCCATTACCCCATTCCGTGGAGCGCTCTGACCTATGACACGTCGCTTGGTGGTTTTCGCACCACTATCACCGAGCAACAGCTGAGGGATGCGCCTGAGTTCAGCGATGACTCATGGCAGGATCGAGATTGGGAAATGCGTACTCACCGACACTACGGGATACCCACGTACTGGGAAGGACGTGGTGGTCTCTAG